The Sneathia sanguinegens genome segment AGTCAAATTGATTTAAACTTTATTTTTCTTTGTTTCAATTCAGTTGTAAGCAAAGAATTAATTATTGCATATATAGAAAATAAGCTAGGCATTTCTATAGATGTATCTTGTGATAATAAAGAACTTATCAAAAAATTGGCAAATATATTAAGAAATAACAATAAAATTGATGTGAAAGAAATTAAAGAAAATGATGAATGTTTTTATCTTGAATAAATTAAGAAGAATATTAAAAAAAAATGAAAATAATTATTTAGTTAAAAATATTAAAAATAATCAGAAAGACTTTAAAACGGAAATTACAGTGATCTGTATAATATTGATTATAGGCTTTTTGTATGCCATTTTATCACAAAAAATAAAAAATTCAATTATTTTAGTAATAATGCTTTTAACACTGTATAATACAATGTTTATACTAACTTTGAATAAAAAAATTATTAAATTTATTAATCAAGAAATTAGTCTACAAAATGCAATTTTGAAAAAAAATAGATTAGAAATGTTAAATAAAAAAAATGCAATAAATAGATTAATTCTTTTAGATGAGATGGGTAACGACAAATGTGTTTATGAACTTAACAAATCGGAATATATAATTGGGAAAAATTCTAAAAGTTGTTTTGTTGATATTGATTTATCAGGTACCTTTAATGAAGAACTTGTAAGTCGAAGACAAGCAAGAATATTTAAAAAAGAAAATTCTTTTTATATAACAGATGAAGGTTCTAGAAATGGAACAGATTTAATAAAAATGAATAATAGAAAAATTAATTTAAGAGCTTTTAAGGAAGAAAAAATATTAATTGGAGATATTATTAGTATTAGTGGAATAAAAATTCTTGTAAATTGAGGAAAATATGAAATTAGATAGATGTGAAAAAGGTCATTTTTATGACATTTCTAAAGTGAAAAAATGTCCATATTGTGAAATGAAAAAAAATAATGAAATAAATTTTGAAGATTCTGAAATAGATATAGAAACAATAGCATATATACCTTTGAAAATAGATCCGGTTGTGGGTTGGCTAGTTTGTATTGAAGGCTTTGAAAAAGGAAAAGACTATAGATTAACAAATAAAAGAAATTTTGTTGGAAGTAGTACAGATTTAGATGTTTGTATACTTGGAGATAAAAAAATAGAAAAAAAGAATAATTTTGTAATAACATACAATGAAAAGCAAAAAGTTTTTGTGATTTCTCCAGGAGAAACAGGAAATTTAGTCTATGTAAATAAAAAGGCAATTTATGAAACAACTAAACTAGATTCATATAGTCTTATAGAAATAGGAGATACAAAGCTAGTATTTGTAAATTTTTGTGGAGATAATTTCACATGGCAGGTTTAATAGGCGAATATGTAAATGTAGATTTTATAGAAGAACAAAATACATATTTTGGTTATTTTGAAAACAGGGACTCTATTATATTTATACATGCTAAAAATATTAAAAGCATAAATAAAATATCAAAAATAGTAGTAGAATACATAGTCCAAGAACTTATAGAAGCTGAAGAATATACTGTTGAATATTTATGTTCAACTATAGAAAAATTAAAAAAATATATGGAAGAACAGAATATAAATGAATTAGATTCTCTAGCTATTATACAAAGTGATGCAAATACATATAATGCAGTTTTAATAGGGGATATAGTGTTTAAATATTTTGAAAATGGAAATATTGCTTTTGAAACAAAGGCGATGTCGAAATGTTTAGGGGGTGTTCAAAATATAAAAGCATATATTCTAGAAGATAAAAAATTGCATGAAAATGATAGCATAAAATTATATAATAAAGACTTAGATTGTGTTACTATTCTTTTCTCTAAAATATTGCAAAAAGATGCAATAAAAAGTAATAAGATTAACATTAAATTCTTAATAATCACATTCATTTTTCTTTTCTCTATTGTTTATGCGGCAATAAATATAGCAATAGTAAAAAAATATGATAGAAGTTTAGATGAAATAAATAATGATCTAGATATATATATTAAAAATTGTGAAGTTCAAAATATCAATATCGAAATTTCAAATATTGAAAAGTTATATAAGCAATTAGATAGAAAAAAATATTTAATAATTCCACAAAAAAAATTAATTAAGTTCTTAAATAATAAGGAAAAAATAAAAAAAATAAAAGAAGATATTAAAATTATTCAAAAAATAAAAAAAGAAATAAAAGAAGCAGAAGAAAATTTAAATTTAAATTCTTATAATACTACAAGGCAATTATATAAAGGTATATATATAATGCACACTAATCTGTTACCCATCGAATCAATAAAAAAACAAATCGATAAAAAACTTGTAATGCTTGATGAAATTGAAAATGTTGAAAAATATAAAGAACAGGCAGATCAATTTTTTGAACAAAAAGAATTTAGTAAGGCAAGAAAACTATATGAAAAAATAGAACAAATTGAATTAAAATATAAATCAAGTTCAAGTGTAAGTGAAAAAATACAAGAATGTAAAAAATATATTTCTGATCTTGAAGAAGAAACTAAAAAACTTATTCTTGTTATTGAAACACAAAAAAGTGTTAATTTAAAAAAAGCTATGAATCTTTACTTTGAGTTATTAAAAAAATATGAAATATTAGAAGATGAATTGAATATTAATGAAATAAAAAATAATATAAAAGTGTTAGAAAGTAACATTAAATATGAATATCAAAGAGCTGTTGATTTAAGAAATGAAGCAAAAGAATATCAAACAAATAAAAATTATAGAAATTCAATGGAATGCTTAATACAAAGTAATGAACTTTTAAAAAAACTCGATTTAGAAAATGAAATTGCAGTGAATGATATTGCTATTAGAAAGTTAAAAAATTTAATTAGTTCAGAGATTAAAGAGATAAAACAAAAATCTGAAAAAACTTCAATAAAAAAAGTAGATAAAGAAAAAGAGAGAAATCAAATAATAAATAGTATAAATCTAAGTATAAAGAAGGGAGATTCATATATAAAGGAGGATGACTGGAACAATGCAATAATTGAATATAAAAGAGCTTTAGATTTTTGTGAAACGATAGGAATACATGATGCAAAATATGAGAAATTAAAGAAAAAGCTAGGATATGCAATAAAAAAATCAAATGGCGGATGGTGGAAAATATGGAAGTGATAGCTAATGATAAAATAATAAAAATTTCAAATTTAAAGATATATGAAAATTACATAGTGAAAGAATACTATAATCGATATAAATTTGTAAAAGTAATAGCAGAAAATGAGATTAGTATAAATAAAAAATTAAAGAAATTAGGTTTAGTATATGTACCAAAATTATTATCTATTAAACAAAATGACAAATTTATAAAATTATACTTTGAAAAAATCGAAGGTAGAACTTTAGGAAATGTGAAATTCGTGTATATGAAATTCGAAGAAAAATATAGATTATTTTTCAAAATTTTAAATTTAATAAAGCTATTACACATGAATAATATAGTACATAATGATTTAAAAATGTCAAATATTATTCTTAATTATGATAAGGAAATATATTTAATTGATTTTGCTTTATCAACTTTAAAAGATGAGGCTAATTGTAAATATGATTTACAGGATTTAACAGCTATTGCTGAAAAAATTTTTGAAAAAAAGGTTATAATATCTGCAAATACTATACATGGCTATATAAAAAAAGTAAATGAAATTAAGTATTATCTTTCAAATAGTTAGAAAAAATATAGATTTCAAAATCAATCATTTTAGGCACGATAGTTATTATACTATTGTGTCTATTTAATTAAAGGTATTATGAAATGAGTTTTTATACAAAAGAAGAATTAATATTAAAAAATTATGATGAATTATATAAAATTGCAGTAGATGAAAGGTTAATAAATTTATTTTCCAAAGATAGAACAAAACAAGAATTAATAGAATTGATTTTAGAATATAGGGAAGATAAATATGATAAAAAAATTATAGATTTAAATTTAGAATCTTTTCAGAGATTGCAAGAAATTATTGATGAGCATTTAGTTATAATAGAAAAGCAAGCAATGGATATTGAAGTTCCAAGAAAAATTATAATATATCAAGATATATTATTTAATAAGGAAATTGATGAATATCATATTTTAATTTCAAAAAATCTTGATATAAATACAGATTTTGTTTTATTGATAGGTAAAAATTTATATATTTATTGCATATTTAGTCTTAAATTAGATATAGAATATAGGTCAGACAAATATTTAAAATACATATTTTCCAATAAATATGTTGAGAGATTTGATTTTGATAAAGAATTTTGTGAAGATGTAAAATTAGTTTTCTTTAATAATCAGATGGCTAATTTATTGATGGAAATTTATAAATTTCAACAAACACAATATATACCTGAAAAAATATACTGTTATTCTGTTAAAATTCTCGAAATAAAAGTTAAAAAAACAACGATTTCTTCTTATAAATTTCCAATATTATTTGTTGAAAATAAGATTATATGTAAATATTTTACAAAAGAATTTTCTATGTATATAAAGAAAATAGATACTAACAAAATATATGTTGAGTATTTTGAAAATGCAAAAGATATATTAACAAAAAGAAATAATATTTTTTATGGAACATATTTTAATGACATAGAGAAATTCTTCAGTAATTCTTCTGAATATATAGAAATATATGATGACTTTTTTAAAATGTTAAGAATAAATAAAAAGAAATTAATAAATTTGTTTTTGAATGAAATTATTGAATTAATTCAAAGTTTTTCAAAATGTAAATTTGATAAGTTTTATTCTGTAGGTCTTGATTTAAGAAATGAAAAATTTGAGTATTTAAGTATAAATTTTTTGATAAACTATTCTTTATTGAGTAAAAAAATAGTTTCAAAATTAGATACATATAAAAGTGATAAATATTTAATAATTACATCTGAAATAAATGCTTTCAAAATTACAAGTAATAATTATTCAATTATCGAGAAAGATATAAATTATATGGTTAAAATAGAAAGTACTTTAAACTTAAAAGAAAAATGTTTAAGTTATAATAAGCTATTGCATAAAATTATGAATTTGATAAAATTTAAAATTTTAAATATTCCTCAAGAAAATTTATTTCTTAAAGAAAAGATAGAATATTTAATGAATAATGGGTTTGAAAACTATCAAAAAGATTTTTTAAAAAATGTTGACCAAGCAGAAAAAATATATAAAACAGCTTATTATAATTATGAGCAAAGTTTAAATAGTGAATATACAACTATACAAAAAAATTACTACGATTTATATGATATTTCTAAAAGAATTATTGATGAATATAATGCAAATCCAAAAGAAACTGAGTATAAAATTGAAGAATATAAAATAGTTTTAAAAAAGAATGAAATAGATTTGATCTTATGTGCAGAAATGTATAATTTTTTAAAT includes the following:
- a CDS encoding FHA domain-containing protein — its product is MMNVFILNKLRRILKKNENNYLVKNIKNNQKDFKTEITVICIILIIGFLYAILSQKIKNSIILVIMLLTLYNTMFILTLNKKIIKFINQEISLQNAILKKNRLEMLNKKNAINRLILLDEMGNDKCVYELNKSEYIIGKNSKSCFVDIDLSGTFNEELVSRRQARIFKKENSFYITDEGSRNGTDLIKMNNRKINLRAFKEEKILIGDIISISGIKILVN
- a CDS encoding FHA domain-containing protein — encoded protein: MKLDRCEKGHFYDISKVKKCPYCEMKKNNEINFEDSEIDIETIAYIPLKIDPVVGWLVCIEGFEKGKDYRLTNKRNFVGSSTDLDVCILGDKKIEKKNNFVITYNEKQKVFVISPGETGNLVYVNKKAIYETTKLDSYSLIEIGDTKLVFVNFCGDNFTWQV
- a CDS encoding protein kinase domain-containing protein, with product MEVIANDKIIKISNLKIYENYIVKEYYNRYKFVKVIAENEISINKKLKKLGLVYVPKLLSIKQNDKFIKLYFEKIEGRTLGNVKFVYMKFEEKYRLFFKILNLIKLLHMNNIVHNDLKMSNIILNYDKEIYLIDFALSTLKDEANCKYDLQDLTAIAEKIFEKKVIISANTIHGYIKKVNEIKYYLSNS